One genomic region from Bactrocera tryoni isolate S06 chromosome 3, CSIRO_BtryS06_freeze2, whole genome shotgun sequence encodes:
- the LOC120771635 gene encoding uncharacterized protein LOC120771635 isoform X1, with translation MSDSDNTHNTADSRLCNAEKDSAACVSRGGKTAQYYREYRARKKAEREKEKLEMMAGSQSRKRKTAAEYQRARVPSISAGASITTDVSTVVNSPITAGSSTRVDGLMTAGPPINVDNINDSDNTHNTADSRLCDAEKDSAARISRGGKTAQYYREYRARKKAEREKYRARKKKKCKVTFTDSTSAVPSTPAGASITTDVSTVVNSPITAGPSTRVDGLMTAGPPINVDKINDSDTTHNTADSRLCDAEKDSAARISRRGKTAQYYREYRARKKAEREKYRARKKKKCKVTFTDSTSAVPSTPAGASITTDVSTVVNSPITAGPSTRVDRLTTAGPPINVDPSMIAEPSTCIDPSTIAGPSTSSGIHFTDIPRRKSTAEYQREYRNESTTEDTEQNNNNTGIENVRNNHQIPYSHFQQHKKAHTFVMEKFTCNSFVFVCSTCDRLWSNRTS, from the exons atgaGTGACAGTGATAATACGCATAACACAGCGGATTCCAGGTTATGTAATG cgGAAAAAGACAGTGCAGCCTGTGTTTCAAGAGGAGGGAAAACAGCACAATATTATCGTGAATACCGAGCACGAAAGAAAGCAGAGCGGGAAAAggagaaattggaaatgatGGCTGGCAGTCAAtcgaggaagaggaaaacagctGCGGAATATCAGAGAGCGCGTGTTCCATCAATCTCTGCGGGAGCATCTATAACTACTGATGTATCAACGGTCGTCAATTCACCGATAACTGCTGGGTcttcaacgcgtgttgatggattaATGACGGCTGGACCTCCGATCAATGTTGATAATATAAATGACAGTGATAATACGCATAACACAGCGGATTCCAGGTTATGTGATG CGGAAAAAGACAGTGCAGCCCGTATTTCAAGAGGAGGGAAAACAGCACAGTATTATCGTGAATACCGAGCACGAAAGAAAGCAGAGCGGGAAAAGTACCGAGCacgtaaaaaaaagaaatgtaaagtTACATTCACTGATTCAACGTCTGCTGTTCCATCAACCCCTGCGGGAGCATCTATCACTACTGATGTATCAACGGTCGTCAATTcaccgataactgctgggccttcaacgcgtgttgatggattaATGACGGCTGGACCTCCGATcaatgttgataaaataaatgacagtGATACTACGCATAACACAGCGGATTCCAGGTTATGTGATG cgGAAAAAGACAGTGCAGCCCGTATTTCAAGACGAGGGAAAACAGCACAATATTATCGTGAATACCGAGCACGAAAGAAAGCAGAGCGGGAAAAGTACCGAGCacgtaaaaaaaagaaatgtaaagtTACATTCACTGATTCAACGTCTGCTGTTCCATCAACCCCTGCGGGAGCATCTATCACTACTGATGTATCAACGGTCGTCAATTcaccgataactgctgggccttcaacgcgtgttgatAGATTAACGACGGCTGGACCTCCGATCAATGTTGATCCATCAATGATTGCTGAACCTTCTACATGCATTGATCCATCAACGATTGCTGGACCCTCTACAAGTAGTGGTATACATTTCACGGATATACCACGAAGGAAATCAACAGCAGAATATCAGCGAGAGTATAGAAACGAGAGTACAACCGAGGATACAgagcaaaacaacaataataccgGTATCGAAAACGTGAGAAATAATCACCAAATTCCATATTCTCACTTTCAACAACATAAAAAAGCACATACGTTTGTAATGGAAAAATTTACATGTAAtagttttgtatttgtttgctCGACATGTGATCGCCTGTGGTCAAACCGCACTTCCTGA
- the LOC120771635 gene encoding uncharacterized protein LOC120771635 isoform X2, producing MSDSDNTHNTADSRLCNAEKDSAACVSRGGKTAQYYREYRARKKAEREKEKLEMMAGSQSRKRKTAAEYQRARVPSISAGASITTDVSTVVNSPITAGSSTRVDGLMTAGPPINVDNINDSDNTHNTADSRLCDAEKDSAARISRGGKTAQYYREYRARKKAEREKYRARKKKKCKVTFTDSTSAVPSTPAGASITTDVSTVVNSPITAGPSTRVDGLMTAGPPINVDKINDSDTTHNTADSRLCDDSAARISRRGKTAQYYREYRARKKAEREKYRARKKKKCKVTFTDSTSAVPSTPAGASITTDVSTVVNSPITAGPSTRVDRLTTAGPPINVDPSMIAEPSTCIDPSTIAGPSTSSGIHFTDIPRRKSTAEYQREYRNESTTEDTEQNNNNTGIENVRNNHQIPYSHFQQHKKAHTFVMEKFTCNSFVFVCSTCDRLWSNRTS from the exons atgaGTGACAGTGATAATACGCATAACACAGCGGATTCCAGGTTATGTAATG cgGAAAAAGACAGTGCAGCCTGTGTTTCAAGAGGAGGGAAAACAGCACAATATTATCGTGAATACCGAGCACGAAAGAAAGCAGAGCGGGAAAAggagaaattggaaatgatGGCTGGCAGTCAAtcgaggaagaggaaaacagctGCGGAATATCAGAGAGCGCGTGTTCCATCAATCTCTGCGGGAGCATCTATAACTACTGATGTATCAACGGTCGTCAATTCACCGATAACTGCTGGGTcttcaacgcgtgttgatggattaATGACGGCTGGACCTCCGATCAATGTTGATAATATAAATGACAGTGATAATACGCATAACACAGCGGATTCCAGGTTATGTGATG CGGAAAAAGACAGTGCAGCCCGTATTTCAAGAGGAGGGAAAACAGCACAGTATTATCGTGAATACCGAGCACGAAAGAAAGCAGAGCGGGAAAAGTACCGAGCacgtaaaaaaaagaaatgtaaagtTACATTCACTGATTCAACGTCTGCTGTTCCATCAACCCCTGCGGGAGCATCTATCACTACTGATGTATCAACGGTCGTCAATTcaccgataactgctgggccttcaacgcgtgttgatggattaATGACGGCTGGACCTCCGATcaatgttgataaaataaatgacagtGATACTACGCATAACACAGCGGATTCCAGGTTATGTGATG ACAGTGCAGCCCGTATTTCAAGACGAGGGAAAACAGCACAATATTATCGTGAATACCGAGCACGAAAGAAAGCAGAGCGGGAAAAGTACCGAGCacgtaaaaaaaagaaatgtaaagtTACATTCACTGATTCAACGTCTGCTGTTCCATCAACCCCTGCGGGAGCATCTATCACTACTGATGTATCAACGGTCGTCAATTcaccgataactgctgggccttcaacgcgtgttgatAGATTAACGACGGCTGGACCTCCGATCAATGTTGATCCATCAATGATTGCTGAACCTTCTACATGCATTGATCCATCAACGATTGCTGGACCCTCTACAAGTAGTGGTATACATTTCACGGATATACCACGAAGGAAATCAACAGCAGAATATCAGCGAGAGTATAGAAACGAGAGTACAACCGAGGATACAgagcaaaacaacaataataccgGTATCGAAAACGTGAGAAATAATCACCAAATTCCATATTCTCACTTTCAACAACATAAAAAAGCACATACGTTTGTAATGGAAAAATTTACATGTAAtagttttgtatttgtttgctCGACATGTGATCGCCTGTGGTCAAACCGCACTTCCTGA
- the LOC120771636 gene encoding serine protease grass-like, which translates to MTDQMFNRSYLTLIIMLQILMLTNAVDNEQIIFENEHKDINCRSPNGSPGLCLLYTECANLTNWRIQNNIQHPSEVKKMFCQNDQVHLCCNRTNYYFPATNYISQLNPKGLAILEEVKCNRLSGDRVSNGKTVRLGQYPFMALLKYNVRGRQFLCGGTLITSRFVLTAAHCKTDQLISVRLGEHDLSTDVDCISSSIRLCLPPPVEYEIEEIFEHPQYMIPRLTHDVALLKLKREVKTEVHIRPICLPISQVVYDHSDEIQHFNIAGWGRTENSHNTNVLQHAQIPQQPREVCQRIFAAAGINITHDHICAGGENKIDTCKGDSGGPLFATVPFKTFNSVIIKRQVQFGVVSFGLTGCGGENVNAAAYSNLFQYMPWITEIIGNNT; encoded by the exons ATGACGGACCAAATGTTTAATCGCTCTTA TTTGACGCTGATAATAATGCTGCAAATATTAATGCTCACCAATGCTGTCGATAATGAGCAGATTATTTTCGAAAACGAACATAAAGATATAAATTGCCGATCGCCAAATGGCTCGCCTGGACTATGTCTACTTTATACAGAATGTGCAAATCTAACAAATTGgagaatacaaaataatatacaacATCCGagtgaagtgaagaaaatgtttTGCCAAAATGAT caAGTCCACCTTTGCTGTAACCGAACCAATTATTACTTCCCCGCCACCAATTACATATCACAATTAAATCCTAAAGGCTTGGCTATACTCGAGGAAGTAAAATGTAATCGACTATCAGGGGATCGTGTTTCCAATGGAAAAACAGTGCGACTAGGTCAATATCCATTTATGGCACTATTAAAATACAACGTTAGGGGTCGCCAATTTTTATGTGGTGGTACATTGATAACCTCCAGATTCGTGTTGACGGCTGCCCATTGTAAAACAGATCAATT AATTAGTGTGCGCTTGGGAGAACATGATCTCTCTACAGATGTGGACTGTATTAGCTCTTCGATACGCCTATGTTTGCCGCCACCGGTGGAATATGAAATCGAGGAAATCTTCGAACATCCTCAATATATGATTCCCCGCCTTACGCATGATGTGGCCTTACTAAAACTGAAACGTGAGGTGAAAACTGAAG TACATATTAGACCCATTTGTTTGCCAATTTCGCAAGTCGTCTACGATCATAGCGATGAAATACAACACTTTAACATTGCCGGCTGGGGACGTACCGAAAATA gtcATAACACAAATGTTTTGCAGCATGCACAAATTCCCCAGCAACCACGTGAGGTTTGTCAGAGGATATTCGCTGCAGCCGGCATAAATATTACCCACGATCACATTTGTGCTGGCGGTGAGAATAAAATCGATACCTGTAAGGGCGATTCTGGTGGCCCTCTGTTTGCAACTGTGCCGTTTAAGACATTCAATTCCGTAATAATAAAGCGTCAAGTGCAATTTGGTGTTGTTTCGTTCGGTTTAACCGGTTGCGGCGGTGAAAATGTTAATGCGGCTGcctattcaaatttatttcaatacatGCCATGGATCACAGAAATCATAGGGAACAATACATGA